Genomic segment of Longimicrobiales bacterium:
GCGCAGGTGTTCTTCGATGCCCGCACCGCAAAACAGGCCTACCCTGTGGTGATCGCGGGCGGCTCGATCGGCGCGACGCTGGGCGGCGCGATCACGGGATTCTTCGCGGAGTCGGTGGGCACGCCGAACCTGCTGCTGGTGGCGGCGTTCATGATCGTGCTGTTCAGCATGGCCATGCCGTTCGTGTGGCGGGAGGCGGTGGTGCCGCCGCGGGAGCGGCCGGCGACGAGTCTCGCGCTGGGCGGCGAGATCCGAGCGGTATTCGCGGATCCACACGTGCGACTGATCGCGGGGATGGTGCTGCTGACGATTCTGGTGAAGCAGCTGGTGGACTTTCAGTTCAATGCGATCACGAAGGATGTGTTCGAGACACGCGACGCAGTGAGCGCGTTCCAGGGCAAGTTCAACGCGGCGACGCAGTGGCTGCCGCTGGTCGTGCTGGCGGCGCTGCGGCCGGCGCTGCGACGGTGGGGCGTGGGCGTGGCGGTGCTGCTGCTGCCGCTGTCGATGATGGCGTCGGCGGCGGCGCTGGCCGTGGCGTTCGGTCTGTACGCGGCAGTGGCGGCGAAGGGAGCGGAGACGGCACTGCGATACTCGGCGGAGCGTGCGGGTCGCGAGATCCTGTATGTGCCGGTGGCGGACGAGATCAAGCTGAAGGCCAAGGCCTATATCGACGTCGGGCTGGAGAAGGGAGTCGGCAAGGTCTCGTCGGCGTTGCTGCTGGCGGTGCTGATGACGGTGATCACCTACCGCCAGGTCGCGTACGTGACGCTGGTGCTGGCCGGGTTGTGGGTCGTGCTGGCGCTGGCGGTGCACCGCGAGTACCTGAGCACGCTGGCGCGCTCGATCGAGGGGCGCTTCGCCAGCCTGAAAGGCGTGGCGCTGGCGCTGTCGGATGCGAGCAGCCAGCCGGCGCTGCGGCGTGCGCTGCGCAGCGAATCGGCCGTCCAGTCGGCGTTCGGGCTGGAGCTGCTGGACGGTGCTCCGGCGGCGGACCTGCGGCCGTTCGCGCCGGAGCTGAACGGACTGGTGCAGCACGAAGACGGTGCAATCCGGGCGGCAGCGCTGGCGCTGCTGGCGCGGGTGCCCGAGCAGGCGGACGAGACGGCAGTCCGGGCGCGGCTGAGGGACGAGGAGCCCGCGGTCACGGACGCGGCGCTGCGCGTGCTGATCGCGCGCGCGGAGGACGGCGGCGACGCGCTCCTGCGCGAGGTGCTCGCGTCGGACCAGCCGGCGCTGCGGCTGGCAGCACTGCGCCGGCTGGTCGAGGATGGCAGGCTCGCGACGACGCGTGTGGTCGGCCGCGAGTATATCGAGCGGCGGTGGCCGGCGGCATCAGCGGGCGATGCCGCGGCGCGGGCCGAGCTGGCGCTCGCGGCCGGCGGTCTGCAGGACGACCCCGAGGCGGACCGTTACCTCGACCCGTTCCTGGACGATGCCGATCCACGCGTACGCGGCACAGCGCTGCGCAGCGCCGCGCTGCTCGGCCGCATCGATGCGGTGGACCGCATGATCGCGGCTCTGGGTGACCATGCGACGCGCGCGGATGCACGCGCCGCGCTGGTCCAGCTGGGTGCCGTAGCGATCGCCCCGCTGGCGCGCGCGCTGCTCGATGTCTGCACGCCCGGCTGCGTGAGGCGCGCCATACCATCCGTGCTCGCGCAGATCCCGGAGCCTCAGGCGGTCGCCGCCCTGCTCGAGCTGGTGCTTGCGCCGGAGACGGATCAGCTGCTCGACTACCGTTCCATCAAGGCGCTCAGCAAGCTGCGCGCGCGACATCCATCGCTGCCGTTTGATGCGCGCATGACGCGGACGCTGGCCGAGCGCGAGGCGCATGCAGCGCTCACCTATGCGACCGCGCTGCAGTCGCTCGGCGGCCGCGCTCCGGATTCGCCGCTGGACCGGATGCTCCACGACGCGTTGCGCGACGGCTGGCACGAGCGGCGCGAGAGCGTGTTCCGCTGCATCGGCCTGCTGCACCCGCCAGA
This window contains:
- a CDS encoding Npt1/Npt2 family nucleotide transporter, which codes for MALKVRRGGTFADARMVSMMALFFLVVCAVGILRPIKNSLALDGLGATDFYKVYLTSAVVVLFVPLFTRAADRLPWRWLIPGLALFFASHLVLFRVLYVEGSAALGLIFYGWYDLFAAALVTQFFMTAQVFFDARTAKQAYPVVIAGGSIGATLGGAITGFFAESVGTPNLLLVAAFMIVLFSMAMPFVWREAVVPPRERPATSLALGGEIRAVFADPHVRLIAGMVLLTILVKQLVDFQFNAITKDVFETRDAVSAFQGKFNAATQWLPLVVLAALRPALRRWGVGVAVLLLPLSMMASAAALAVAFGLYAAVAAKGAETALRYSAERAGREILYVPVADEIKLKAKAYIDVGLEKGVGKVSSALLLAVLMTVITYRQVAYVTLVLAGLWVVLALAVHREYLSTLARSIEGRFASLKGVALALSDASSQPALRRALRSESAVQSAFGLELLDGAPAADLRPFAPELNGLVQHEDGAIRAAALALLARVPEQADETAVRARLRDEEPAVTDAALRVLIARAEDGGDALLREVLASDQPALRLAALRRLVEDGRLATTRVVGREYIERRWPAASAGDAAARAELALAAGGLQDDPEADRYLDPFLDDADPRVRGTALRSAALLGRIDAVDRMIAALGDHATRADARAALVQLGAVAIAPLARALLDVCTPGCVRRAIPSVLAQIPEPQAVAALLELVLAPETDQLLDYRSIKALSKLRARHPSLPFDARMTRTLAEREAHAALTYATALQSLGGRAPDSPLDRMLHDALRDGWHERRESVFRCIGLLHPPDEVYRAYVGTSATVRHQRANALEWLEQTLGRVRFTALEPVLDPVNPEDAAVAEGAVDLSADGDAWIARLWQARAGGESTPMKDVMELIEKVLLLQRVDLLRGARGAQLALLASIAEEVSVADGATIMAAGEPTTAMYIVTRGRVALHGVGERLELATDDAFGTWALIDDSPSPLEVQALEPTRLLRISRADFHDLLTDEPELSLALLQGLARRMRSLVT